The following coding sequences lie in one Miscanthus floridulus cultivar M001 chromosome 9, ASM1932011v1, whole genome shotgun sequence genomic window:
- the LOC136479705 gene encoding uncharacterized protein → MAPPELMDDLIGEILLRLPPEDPECLVRASLVCKPWRRLLSDPRFPRRYREFHGVPPLLGFLHNEDGGRQFFPRFVPVKEASPILNPPPDPHCYILDCRHGRVLLLNSNKTKSLIVWDPITNSRQDLGWPKIKYYYRITGTAAVLCALDGCDHLGCCGGPFLVVLVVIDFPNELGGDDATTRTYSSETGTWSTGVSSVYLGLPKAGRKMIGSSLLARGALYFILENGRRILKYDLAGCGISVMSPPPLPVGNMVLMKAEGGGLGACGVEGHNLHLWAWRTGPNGIPEWERGRVIQLDIGDPSTKLDVVDFAEGAGSIFIFANKGVFAVDLKSGRARKIGKGGEFKVIFPFMSFYTPSTSLMPTDLFPQS, encoded by the coding sequence ATGGCGCCGCCGGAGCTCATGGACGATCTCATCGGCgagatcctcctccgcctcccgccGGAAGATCCAGAGTGCCTTGTCCGCGCCTCCCTCGTCTGCAAACCCTGGCGTCGCCTCCTCTCCGATCCGAGATTCCCCCGCCGCTACCGCGAGTTCCACGGAGTGCCACCCCTGCTCGGCTTCCTCCACAACGAGGACGGAGGTCGCCAGTTCTTCCCCCGCTTCGTCCCCGTCAAAGAAGCGTCCCCTATCCTTAACCCCCCGCCGGATCCTCACTGCTATATCCTCGACTGCCGCCACGGACGCGTGCTCCTTCTCAACAGCAATAAAACAAAAAGTCTCATCGTCTGGGACCCCATCACCAACAGCCGGCAGGACCTTGGGTGGCCCAAGATAAAGTACTATTACCGCATCACGGGCACGGCAGCGGTGCTCTGTGCCTTGGACGGCTGCGACCACCTCGGTTGCTGTGGTGGTCCCTTCCTCGTGGTCTTAGTAGTCATCGACTTCCCGAACGAGCTTGGCGGTGACGATGCAACAACTAGAACGTACTCATCGGAGACTGGCACATGGAGTACTGGTGTCTCATCAGTTTACCTTGGCCTCCCCAAGGCTGGCCGCAAGATGATAGGGAGCAGCCTACTTGCCAGAGGCGCACTATATTTCATCCTCGAGAACGGACGGAGAATCCTCAAGTATGACTTGGCTGGGTGTGGCATATCGGTGATGAGCCCACCACCCTTGCCTGTGGGAAACATGGTGCTCATGAAGGCCGAGGGCGGTGGCCTGGGAGCCTGCGGTGTGGAGGGCCACAACCTGCACCTGTGGGCGTGGCGGACTGGCCCCAATGGCATTCCGGAATGGGAGAGGGGCAGGGTTATCCAGCTTGACATTGGTGACCCCTCTACAAAGCTTGATGTAGTTGATTTTGCGGAAGGTGCTGGTTCCATCTTCATATTCGCAAACAAGGGCGTCTTTGCTGTTGACCTAAAATCTGGCCGGGCCAGGAAGATAGGAAAGGGAGGGGAGTTCAAGGTCATCTTTCCCTTCATGAGCTTCTACACTCCTAGTACTAGCCTCATGCCCACTGATTTATTTCCACAGTCCTAA
- the LOC136479707 gene encoding vegetative cell wall protein gp1-like: MLAVGKGKKIKKKKNVALSARPALPSPKSRPPAPNNPLARRRHPGRPRRRRRRPAGRRRIPPPPPPPAPSPSPPAPYPPLSPAPADPLLLLPPAARALPGGRAHPSQAAAALPGRPPPRAGPSPAAWAIPGLAPPPPSLPPSRAGHPRCASPPPSAAPPPGPLPAPCPPLAQAPHRLLPTPIRPRQARPPRVAPASAPQRPRPRPDPPRRRRCSPPDPACPAPSAVRAPSAVRAPFAVRRPCVAVLTAPPSPRRPRLATPSSPRRAVPASPSSRAPLLHAPVTPSVTTR, from the coding sequence atgctggcagtcggcaaagggaaaaaaataaaaaaaaagaaaaacgtcGCCTTATCCGCTcggcccgccctcccctccccaaAATCCCGCCCGCCTGCCCCAAATAACccgctcgcccgccgccgccacccaggccgcccccgccgtcgacgccgtcgcccggccggccgccggcgcatccccccccccccccccccccccgcgccctccccctccccccccgCGCCCTACCCTCCCCTCTCTCCTGCGCCGGCggatcccctcctcctcctccccccggCCGCGCGCGCCCTCCCCGGCGGCCGCGCGCACCCCTCCCAGGCGGCGGCGGCCCTCCCCGGTCGCCCCCCCCCCCGCGCTGGTCCCTCCCCGGCGGCGTGGGCCATCCCCGGGCTGGCCCCCCCTCCCCCGTCGCTCCCCCCCTCCCGCGCTGGGCACCCCCGCTGCGCGTCCCCCCCCCCCAGCGCTGCCCCCCCACCTGGGCCCCTCCCGGCGCCGTGCCCGCCTCTCGCCCAGGCCCCTCACCGACTGCTGCCCACCCCGATCCGGCCCCGGCAGGCGCGTCCGCCGCGTGTAGCTCCGGCGTCGGCCCCGCAGCGGCCGCGGCCTCGCCCCGACCCGCCCCGGCGCCGTCGCTGCTCCCCGCCCGATCCGGCGTGCCCCGCTCCGTCCGCCGTCCGCgcgccgtccgccgtccgcgcGCCGTTCGCCGTCCGCCGGCCCTGCGTCGCCGTCCTCACCGCGCCGCCCTCGCCTCGCCGtcctcgcctcgccacgccgtcctcgcctcgccgcgccgtccccgcctcgccgtcctcacgcgcgcctctgctccacgcgccggtgacgccgtccgtgacgacgaggtag